From Rhodococcus antarcticus, the proteins below share one genomic window:
- a CDS encoding M23 family metallopeptidase has translation MARHRTSSSTGPSAIVELALRTAAPRTAVPEEVVAARVETPATARPATTPVAPAVVTLRGVHRVPAPPAALRGRVVAAAVAAGAFVAAGQALGPSDTSGTTTSADVALAAGSAPLGTGGAALAVPQVLTVAKAADPVATEQLAKGQRLGAERAAREAQARRPLYVVPAVGTFTSGFGARWGTQHLGIDIANSIGTPIVSVADGKVIESGPASGFGQWVRVQHDDGTITVYGHVDQLVAHAGDRVLAGQEIATIGNRGQSTGPHLHFEVWLHGTDKVDPQPWLAEHGIFVG, from the coding sequence TTGGCGCGTCACCGCACCTCGAGCAGCACGGGACCTTCCGCCATCGTCGAGCTCGCCCTGCGCACGGCCGCGCCGCGCACCGCCGTCCCCGAGGAGGTCGTCGCCGCCCGGGTCGAGACCCCCGCCACCGCCCGGCCTGCCACCACCCCGGTCGCTCCCGCCGTCGTGACCCTGCGGGGAGTGCACCGCGTGCCCGCCCCGCCCGCGGCGCTGCGCGGGCGCGTCGTGGCGGCCGCCGTGGCTGCGGGTGCGTTCGTCGCGGCCGGCCAGGCGCTGGGCCCCTCGGACACCTCGGGCACCACCACCTCCGCCGACGTCGCGCTCGCGGCGGGGTCAGCCCCGCTGGGCACCGGCGGCGCCGCGCTGGCCGTCCCGCAGGTGCTCACCGTGGCCAAGGCCGCCGATCCCGTCGCCACCGAGCAGCTCGCCAAGGGCCAGCGCCTCGGTGCCGAGCGCGCCGCCCGCGAGGCGCAGGCCCGCCGACCGCTCTACGTCGTGCCCGCCGTCGGCACGTTCACCTCCGGATTCGGCGCCCGGTGGGGCACGCAGCACCTGGGCATCGACATCGCCAACAGCATCGGCACCCCGATCGTCTCCGTCGCCGACGGCAAGGTCATCGAGTCCGGCCCGGCCAGCGGTTTCGGCCAGTGGGTCCGCGTGCAGCACGACGACGGCACCATCACCGTCTACGGCCACGTCGACCAGCTCGTCGCGCACGCGGGCGACCGGGTGCTGGCGGGCCAGGAGATCGCGACCATCGGCAACCGCGGGCAGTCCACCGGCCCACACCTGCACTTCGAGGTGTGGCTGCACGGCACCGACAAGGTGGACCCGCAGCCCTGGCTCGCCGAGCACGGCATCTTCGTCGGCTGA
- a CDS encoding cobalamin B12-binding domain-containing protein: MSAPIRVVVAKPGLDGHDRGAKVVARALRDAGMEVVYTGLHQTPEQIVETALQEDADVIGLSVLSGAHMTLFAKVCELLAAQDATDVVVFGGGIIPEEDVPRLKELGVSEVFTPGATTASIVDWVRANVTPA; encoded by the coding sequence GTGTCTGCTCCGATCCGTGTGGTGGTGGCCAAGCCCGGCCTGGACGGTCACGACCGGGGGGCCAAGGTCGTCGCCCGTGCGCTGCGCGACGCCGGCATGGAGGTCGTCTACACGGGTCTGCACCAGACGCCCGAGCAGATCGTCGAGACCGCCCTGCAGGAGGACGCCGACGTCATCGGTCTCTCCGTGCTCTCCGGTGCGCACATGACCCTGTTCGCCAAGGTGTGCGAGCTGCTGGCCGCACAGGACGCCACCGATGTCGTGGTCTTCGGCGGCGGGATCATCCCCGAGGAGGACGTCCCGCGGCTCAAGGAGCTCGGTGTCTCCGAGGTCTTCACCCCCGGCGCCACCACGGCGTCCATCGTGGACTGGGTGCGCGCGAACGTGACCCCGGCCTGA
- the sucC gene encoding ADP-forming succinate--CoA ligase subunit beta, with product MDLFEYQAKDLFAKHGVPTTPGRVAETPAQAQAIATEIGKPVMVKAQVKVGGRGKAGGVKFAATPADALEHATNIIGMDIKGHVVPNVLVAEASDIAAEYYISFLLDRTNRTYLAMCSVEGGVEIEVTAVENPDALARVPVDAVKGVDLALARSIAEQGGLPAEVLDAAAETIQKLWVVFTSEDATLVEVNPLVRTPDGRILALDGKVTLDENAAFRHPDHEALQDAASADPLEAKAKENDLNYVKLDGEVGIIGNGAGLVMSTLDVVAYAGEKHGGVKPANFLDIGGGASAAVMAAGLDVILGDSQVKSVFVNVFGGITACDAVANGIVGALKTLGDAASKPLVVRLDGNNVEEGRAILAAAAHPLVTVVATMDEAADKAAELAAAAK from the coding sequence ATGGACCTCTTCGAATACCAGGCGAAGGACCTCTTCGCCAAGCACGGAGTACCGACGACCCCGGGCCGCGTGGCCGAGACGCCCGCGCAGGCGCAGGCGATCGCGACCGAGATCGGCAAGCCGGTCATGGTCAAGGCGCAGGTCAAGGTCGGTGGCCGCGGCAAGGCCGGTGGCGTGAAGTTCGCCGCCACCCCGGCCGACGCCCTCGAGCACGCCACGAACATCATCGGCATGGACATCAAGGGCCACGTGGTCCCCAACGTCCTCGTCGCCGAGGCCAGCGACATCGCAGCCGAGTACTACATCTCCTTCCTGCTCGACCGCACCAACCGCACCTACCTGGCCATGTGCTCGGTCGAGGGTGGCGTCGAGATCGAGGTGACGGCGGTGGAGAACCCTGACGCCCTCGCCCGCGTGCCGGTCGACGCCGTGAAGGGCGTGGACCTCGCCCTCGCCCGCAGCATCGCCGAGCAGGGCGGTCTGCCCGCCGAGGTGCTCGACGCCGCGGCCGAGACCATCCAGAAGCTGTGGGTCGTCTTCACCTCCGAGGACGCGACGCTGGTCGAGGTGAACCCGCTGGTGCGCACCCCGGACGGCCGGATCCTGGCCCTCGACGGCAAGGTGACCCTCGACGAGAACGCCGCCTTCCGCCACCCGGACCACGAGGCGCTGCAGGACGCGGCGTCAGCCGACCCGCTCGAGGCCAAGGCCAAGGAGAACGACCTCAACTACGTCAAGCTCGACGGTGAGGTCGGCATCATCGGAAACGGTGCCGGGCTGGTCATGTCGACCCTCGACGTCGTCGCCTACGCCGGGGAGAAGCACGGTGGCGTCAAGCCCGCCAACTTCCTCGACATCGGCGGTGGCGCGTCCGCCGCCGTCATGGCCGCCGGGCTCGACGTGATCCTGGGCGACTCCCAGGTCAAGAGCGTGTTCGTCAACGTCTTCGGCGGGATCACCGCCTGCGACGCCGTCGCCAACGGCATCGTCGGTGCCCTGAAGACCCTGGGCGACGCGGCGAGCAAGCCGCTCGTCGTCCGTCTCGACGGCAACAACGTCGAGGAGGGTCGCGCCATCCTGGCGGCCGCCGCCCACCCCCTCGTCACCGTGGTCGCCACCATGGACGAGGCCGCCGACAAGGCCGCCGAGCTCGCCGCAGCGGCGAAGTAA
- the sucD gene encoding succinate--CoA ligase subunit alpha, translated as MSIFLTKDSKVIVQGITGGEGTKHTALMLKAGTQVVGGVNARKAGTTVTHTAADGSSVELPVFGTVAEAMSTTGADVSIAFVPPAFAKDAVIEAIDAEIPLLVIITEGIPVQDSAEFWAYAQSKGGTTRIIGPNCPGIITPGESLVGITPNNITHAGPIGLVSKSGTLTYQMMFELRDLGFSTAIGIGGDPVIGTTHIDALEAFEADPDTKVIVMIGEIGGDAEERAADFIKANVTKPVVGYVAGFTAPEGKTMGHAGAIVSGSSGTAQAKQDALEAAGVKVGKTPSATAALAREILAGL; from the coding sequence ATGTCGATCTTCCTGACCAAGGACTCCAAGGTCATCGTCCAGGGCATCACCGGCGGCGAGGGCACCAAGCACACCGCGCTCATGCTGAAGGCGGGGACGCAGGTCGTCGGAGGGGTCAACGCCCGCAAGGCCGGCACCACCGTCACCCACACCGCCGCGGACGGCTCCAGCGTCGAGCTGCCCGTCTTCGGCACCGTGGCCGAGGCCATGTCCACCACGGGTGCGGACGTCTCGATCGCCTTCGTGCCGCCGGCCTTCGCCAAGGACGCCGTGATCGAGGCCATCGACGCCGAGATCCCGCTGCTCGTCATCATCACCGAGGGCATCCCGGTGCAGGACTCCGCGGAGTTCTGGGCCTACGCCCAGAGCAAGGGCGGCACGACCCGGATCATCGGGCCCAACTGCCCCGGCATCATCACCCCCGGCGAGTCGCTGGTCGGCATCACGCCGAACAACATCACGCACGCCGGTCCCATCGGCCTGGTCTCCAAGTCCGGGACGCTGACCTACCAGATGATGTTCGAGCTGCGGGACCTCGGGTTCTCCACCGCCATCGGCATCGGCGGGGACCCGGTCATCGGCACCACCCACATCGACGCCCTCGAGGCTTTCGAGGCGGACCCCGATACCAAGGTCATCGTCATGATCGGTGAGATCGGGGGCGACGCCGAGGAGCGCGCCGCGGACTTCATCAAGGCGAACGTGACCAAGCCCGTCGTCGGCTACGTCGCCGGCTTCACCGCACCGGAGGGCAAGACCATGGGCCACGCGGGCGCCATCGTCTCCGGCTCCTCCGGCACGGCCCAGGCCAAGCAGGACGCCCTCGAGGCGGCCGGGGTGAAGGTCGGCAAGACGCCGTCCGCCACGGCCGCGCTGGCCCGGGAGATCCTCGCCGGTCTGTAG
- a CDS encoding DUF5336 domain-containing protein produces MTAMNPGPGPADQTRSARGPGPAAAAGGLGSILGLVVLATGLLIALVGFADFFDTNGLSGYSTYGVVLSLFAGLLAGTALLPKQTVQAGTVAAASVAGFVLVLFVVLGSPAVFSLAFGGYATILLTLVQAAAAVFALLLSTGIVSAPAPKPAPSSWQTGPYGAPAQPAQYGPPGQQGQYGGPPSFGGPQGGPSGPPPFGRPQGGPPPHGQPGQYGQPGPQGPPAPGYGGPQGGPPPQGDSSPWTKVMQGRPDQGRPDQGRPDQGRPDQGQGEQPSPQQAPGASSSGPPTQAFGAPGRDTDDQPDPPSGAPRT; encoded by the coding sequence ATGACGGCGATGAACCCGGGTCCAGGCCCGGCCGACCAGACCCGATCTGCCCGCGGGCCGGGTCCTGCGGCCGCTGCTGGTGGTCTGGGCTCGATCCTCGGCCTCGTGGTGCTCGCCACCGGATTGCTGATCGCCCTCGTGGGCTTCGCCGACTTCTTCGACACCAACGGCCTCAGCGGGTACAGCACCTACGGCGTGGTCCTGTCGCTGTTCGCCGGCCTGCTGGCCGGCACGGCGCTGCTGCCGAAGCAGACCGTTCAGGCGGGCACCGTGGCCGCGGCCTCGGTCGCGGGATTCGTCCTCGTCCTGTTCGTCGTGCTCGGCAGCCCGGCCGTCTTCTCGCTCGCCTTCGGTGGGTACGCCACCATCCTGCTCACGCTCGTCCAGGCTGCGGCGGCGGTGTTCGCGCTGCTGCTCTCCACCGGGATCGTGTCCGCTCCGGCGCCGAAGCCGGCCCCGTCGAGCTGGCAGACCGGCCCGTACGGAGCCCCCGCTCAGCCCGCTCAGTACGGGCCTCCTGGTCAGCAGGGGCAGTACGGCGGCCCGCCGTCGTTCGGGGGTCCGCAGGGTGGGCCGTCCGGTCCGCCGCCCTTCGGTCGCCCGCAGGGTGGTCCTCCGCCGCACGGCCAGCCGGGGCAGTACGGCCAGCCCGGCCCGCAGGGACCGCCTGCCCCCGGCTACGGCGGTCCGCAGGGTGGTCCGCCTCCGCAGGGCGACTCGTCACCGTGGACCAAGGTTATGCAGGGCCGTCCGGACCAGGGCCGTCCGGACCAGGGCCGTCCGGACCAGGGCCGTCCGGACCAGGGACAGGGCGAGCAGCCCAGCCCGCAGCAGGCTCCTGGCGCATCGTCCTCCGGTCCGCCCACCCAGGCGTTCGGTGCGCCCGGGCGGGACACCGACGACCAGCCCGATCCCCCGTCCGGCGCTCCGCGCACCTGA
- the sfnG gene encoding dimethylsulfone monooxygenase SfnG, which yields MPATSNDVQPDPVKFAYWVPNVSGGLVTSDIEQRTDWGYAYNTKLAQTAENSGFEYALSQVRYMASYGAEFQHESTSFSLGLLLATERLKVIAAVHPGLWHPGVLAKLGATADHMSGGRFAVNVVSGWFKGEFTALGEHWLDHDERYRRSEEFIRALRGIWTEDDFTLAGDFYRIRDFTLKPKPVDVPGRAHPEIFQGGNSTAARAMAGRVSDWYFSNGKDYDGLAEQVHDVRRSAAEHGGRDVRFGLNGFMIVRDTEKEARETLREVVAKSNKPAVEGFREAVKSAGQSTADKKGMWADSSYEDLVQYNDGFKTGLIGTAEQVAERIVEYKKRGADLMLLGYLHFQEEVEQFGTTVLPLVREIEAEAIRTGELTPAGA from the coding sequence GTGCCCGCCACCTCGAACGACGTCCAGCCCGACCCCGTGAAGTTCGCCTACTGGGTGCCCAACGTCTCCGGTGGCCTCGTCACCAGCGACATCGAGCAGCGCACCGACTGGGGCTACGCGTACAACACGAAGCTCGCGCAGACCGCGGAGAACAGCGGCTTCGAGTACGCGCTGAGCCAGGTCCGCTACATGGCCAGCTACGGCGCCGAGTTCCAGCACGAGTCCACCAGCTTCTCGCTGGGCCTGCTCCTGGCCACCGAGCGGCTCAAGGTCATCGCCGCCGTGCACCCCGGCCTCTGGCACCCCGGCGTGCTGGCCAAGCTCGGTGCCACCGCCGACCACATGTCTGGTGGTCGCTTCGCCGTCAACGTGGTCTCGGGCTGGTTCAAGGGCGAGTTCACCGCGCTGGGTGAGCACTGGCTCGACCACGACGAGCGCTACCGCCGCAGCGAGGAGTTCATCCGGGCGCTGCGCGGCATCTGGACCGAGGACGACTTCACCCTGGCCGGGGACTTCTACCGGATCCGCGACTTCACCCTCAAGCCCAAGCCGGTGGACGTGCCGGGCCGGGCGCACCCGGAGATCTTCCAGGGGGGCAACTCGACCGCGGCGCGCGCGATGGCCGGCCGGGTCTCGGACTGGTACTTCAGCAACGGCAAGGACTACGACGGGCTCGCCGAGCAGGTGCACGACGTCCGTCGCTCCGCCGCCGAGCACGGTGGTCGCGACGTCCGTTTCGGGCTCAACGGCTTCATGATCGTGCGGGACACCGAGAAGGAGGCGCGGGAGACACTGCGCGAGGTGGTCGCCAAGTCGAACAAGCCGGCCGTCGAGGGCTTCCGCGAGGCCGTGAAGTCGGCCGGTCAGTCCACGGCGGACAAGAAGGGCATGTGGGCGGACAGCTCCTACGAGGACCTGGTCCAGTACAACGACGGCTTCAAGACCGGGCTCATCGGCACGGCCGAGCAGGTCGCCGAGCGGATCGTGGAGTACAAGAAGCGCGGTGCCGACCTGATGCTTCTGGGCTACCTGCACTTCCAGGAGGAGGTGGAGCAGTTCGGCACCACAGTGCTGCCGCTGGTCCGCGAGATCGAGGCCGAGGCCATCCGCACCGGGGAGCTGACCCCCGCCGGCGCGTGA
- a CDS encoding cell division protein PerM: MTALLDRPRPRPVDRVATLRSLVGVALGPALTTVAVLTAGVLVVLVAGGIDLGGTASVVAAVWLAAHQVPITITGSTLGVLPLLPTVVLVWVTERSVAASGARGRRCTWTAGAAVLGPVLVAAAAVGVLTVAPGGLPVGAPQGAGALVRVAVVHALGVALGLARPSGQLARLRRAVPGWAWAGVVRVPELVAVLLAAGAVLTTLALVRDISTAAEIVGTGGGAGGALGLVLLSTAYLPNVAVGALSVAVGPGAVLGTVTVTAFGAVPGPVPALPVLAVLPAGSGAWWWPVVLVVPAAVGGLLGLRVLRAGAGRGDALRSVGLAAVLTGILVGVLGEVAGGGLGTLGPVGVPALALAAATAAWLGIVGCATVLVLEHGNGAAEDPTDEGVGETGTEGAAHDGTAEEVVEPEPAADVEPERDAVIEPDAVIEPDAVIEPDAEAELDADTELGSEAGPDAVIEPDAEAELDAQAEPGAATGAEGTRDGGAGPRD, translated from the coding sequence GTGACCGCACTCCTGGACCGCCCGCGCCCGCGCCCGGTCGACCGCGTCGCAACGCTGCGCTCCCTGGTCGGCGTCGCTCTCGGTCCGGCGCTCACCACCGTGGCCGTGCTCACCGCCGGGGTGCTGGTGGTCCTGGTCGCCGGGGGGATCGACCTGGGTGGGACTGCGTCGGTGGTGGCTGCCGTCTGGCTCGCTGCCCACCAGGTCCCGATCACCATCACCGGTTCCACGCTCGGTGTGCTCCCGCTGCTCCCGACGGTGGTGCTGGTGTGGGTCACCGAGCGCAGCGTGGCCGCCAGCGGGGCCCGGGGCCGGCGGTGCACCTGGACGGCCGGGGCCGCGGTGCTGGGTCCGGTCCTGGTGGCCGCGGCCGCGGTGGGGGTGCTGACCGTGGCCCCCGGCGGGCTCCCGGTGGGGGCACCGCAAGGTGCCGGTGCGCTGGTCCGGGTGGCGGTCGTCCACGCCCTCGGCGTCGCCCTGGGCCTCGCGCGGCCCTCCGGACAGCTCGCCCGGTTGCGGCGTGCGGTGCCGGGCTGGGCGTGGGCCGGGGTGGTCCGGGTGCCCGAGCTGGTCGCCGTGCTGCTGGCGGCGGGGGCCGTGCTGACCACCCTCGCCCTCGTGCGGGACATCTCCACCGCCGCGGAGATCGTGGGCACCGGTGGTGGTGCGGGCGGCGCCCTGGGGCTCGTGCTGCTGTCCACGGCGTACCTGCCGAACGTGGCCGTCGGGGCGCTCTCGGTGGCGGTCGGTCCCGGTGCCGTGCTGGGTACCGTGACGGTGACGGCCTTCGGTGCGGTGCCCGGCCCGGTCCCCGCGCTGCCGGTGCTGGCCGTGCTCCCGGCCGGGAGCGGTGCGTGGTGGTGGCCGGTGGTGCTCGTGGTGCCCGCCGCCGTCGGCGGACTGCTCGGCCTGCGGGTGCTGCGGGCGGGGGCCGGGCGGGGTGACGCGCTGCGCTCGGTGGGTCTCGCCGCGGTGCTGACCGGGATCCTCGTCGGAGTGCTCGGGGAGGTGGCCGGGGGTGGGCTGGGGACCCTCGGCCCCGTCGGGGTGCCCGCACTCGCGCTCGCCGCCGCCACGGCAGCGTGGCTGGGGATCGTGGGATGCGCGACGGTCCTGGTCCTGGAGCACGGCAACGGCGCGGCCGAGGACCCGACGGACGAGGGAGTGGGTGAGACCGGCACCGAGGGCGCGGCCCACGACGGGACCGCCGAGGAGGTGGTCGAGCCCGAGCCCGCCGCCGATGTCGAGCCGGAGCGGGACGCTGTGATCGAACCGGACGCTGTGATCGAACCCGACGCTGTGATCGAACCCGACGCTGAGGCTGAGCTGGACGCCGACACCGAGCTCGGCTCTGAGGCTGGACCGGACGCTGTGATCGAACCCGACGCTGAGGCTGAGCTGGACGCCCAGGCCGAACCGGGCGCGGCGACCGGGGCCGAGGGCACCCGCGACGGCGGGGCCGGACCCCGCGACTAG
- the purN gene encoding phosphoribosylglycinamide formyltransferase, translated as MHVPVRLAPQVPARVVVLASGAGSLFASLVRATVDPAHPVDVVALGTDRACAAVDVAAELGVVCFTVRVGAHPDRTAWDRALTEAVAVHEPHLVVCAGFMKVLGPEFLARFGGRTINTHPSLLPSFPGARAVADALSHGVTLTGSTVHLVDAGLDTGPILAQQAVPVLRDDDETSLHERIKVAERVLLVDVLSAVATSGVTTDGRKAQIP; from the coding sequence GTGCACGTCCCCGTCCGGCTGGCCCCGCAGGTGCCCGCCCGGGTCGTGGTCCTCGCCTCCGGCGCCGGGTCGCTGTTCGCGTCGCTGGTCCGGGCGACGGTGGACCCCGCGCACCCGGTGGACGTCGTGGCGCTGGGCACCGACCGGGCCTGCGCCGCGGTGGACGTCGCCGCCGAGCTGGGCGTGGTCTGCTTCACCGTGCGCGTCGGTGCGCACCCGGACCGGACGGCCTGGGACCGGGCGCTGACCGAGGCCGTCGCCGTGCACGAGCCGCACCTCGTGGTCTGCGCAGGCTTCATGAAGGTGCTGGGACCGGAGTTCCTGGCCCGCTTCGGCGGTCGCACGATCAACACCCACCCGTCGCTGCTGCCCTCGTTCCCTGGTGCCCGGGCGGTCGCCGACGCTCTGTCCCACGGGGTCACGCTGACCGGATCCACGGTGCACCTCGTGGACGCCGGGCTCGACACCGGCCCGATCCTCGCCCAGCAGGCCGTCCCGGTGCTGCGCGACGACGACGAGACCTCCCTGCACGAGCGCATCAAGGTCGCGGAGCGCGTGCTCCTGGTGGACGTGCTGTCCGCCGTGGCGACCTCGGGCGTGACCACCGACGGACGGAAGGCCCAGATCCCATGA
- the purH gene encoding bifunctional phosphoribosylaminoimidazolecarboxamide formyltransferase/IMP cyclohydrolase gives MSNTKNVRRALVSVYDKTGLVELAAGLHAAGVELVSTGSTAARIADAGIPVTPVEELTGFPECLDGRVKTLHPRVHAGLLADTRRPEHLAQLVELDVAPFELAVVNLYPFTETVASGASPDECVEQIDIGGPSMVRAAAKNHPSVAVVVDPARYDDVLAAVAAGGFTLAQRTALAAEAFRHTASYDVAVASWMTATLAPEPDAALPSWVGATWQRTAVLRYGENPHQAAALYVDAAGAPGLAQAQQLHGKEMSYNNYTDADAAWRAAHDHDAPCVAVIKHANPCGIAVSTLDGVGAIADAHRKAHACDPLSAFGGVIAANREVTVEMAEQVAEIFTEVVLAPSYADGALEVLARKKNVRVLVAVPPTRAGVELRPVSGGLLVQERDVLQADGDSAQGWTLAAGEPADAATLADLEFAWRTCRAVKSNAILLAHDGASVGVGMGQVNRVDAAHLAVQRAGDRAAGSVAASDAFFPFPDGLQVLLTAGVRAVVQPGGSVRDAEVVEAAREAGATLYLTGSRHFAH, from the coding sequence ATGAGCAACACCAAGAACGTGCGCCGCGCGCTCGTCAGCGTCTACGACAAGACCGGGCTGGTGGAGCTGGCTGCAGGCCTGCACGCCGCGGGGGTCGAGCTGGTCTCCACCGGCTCCACCGCGGCCCGCATCGCCGACGCCGGCATCCCTGTCACCCCCGTGGAGGAGCTCACCGGCTTCCCCGAGTGCCTCGACGGCCGGGTCAAGACGCTGCACCCCCGGGTGCACGCCGGGCTGCTGGCCGACACGCGCCGCCCCGAGCACCTGGCCCAGCTCGTCGAGCTGGACGTCGCCCCGTTCGAGCTCGCCGTGGTCAACCTGTACCCGTTCACCGAGACGGTGGCCTCCGGTGCCAGCCCGGACGAGTGCGTGGAGCAGATCGACATCGGCGGGCCGTCCATGGTCCGTGCCGCGGCGAAGAACCACCCGTCGGTGGCCGTCGTGGTGGACCCGGCCCGCTACGACGACGTGCTCGCCGCGGTGGCCGCGGGCGGCTTCACCCTCGCCCAGCGCACGGCCCTGGCCGCGGAGGCGTTCCGGCACACCGCGTCCTACGACGTGGCGGTGGCGTCGTGGATGACCGCGACCCTGGCCCCGGAGCCCGACGCAGCCCTGCCCAGCTGGGTGGGGGCGACGTGGCAGCGCACCGCGGTGCTGCGCTACGGGGAGAACCCGCACCAGGCCGCCGCGCTCTACGTCGACGCAGCGGGTGCTCCCGGCCTCGCGCAGGCGCAGCAGCTGCACGGCAAGGAGATGAGCTACAACAACTACACCGACGCGGACGCGGCGTGGCGCGCGGCGCACGACCACGACGCCCCGTGCGTGGCGGTCATCAAGCACGCCAACCCCTGCGGGATCGCGGTGTCCACCCTGGACGGTGTCGGGGCCATCGCCGACGCGCACCGCAAGGCGCACGCCTGCGACCCGCTCAGCGCCTTCGGCGGGGTGATCGCCGCCAACCGCGAGGTGACCGTGGAGATGGCCGAGCAGGTGGCCGAGATCTTCACCGAGGTGGTGCTCGCGCCGTCCTACGCCGACGGCGCGCTGGAGGTGCTGGCCCGCAAGAAGAACGTGCGCGTGCTGGTGGCCGTACCGCCGACCCGTGCGGGCGTCGAGCTGCGTCCTGTCTCGGGGGGGCTGCTGGTGCAGGAGCGCGACGTCCTGCAGGCCGACGGCGACTCCGCCCAGGGGTGGACCCTGGCGGCCGGCGAGCCCGCGGACGCCGCGACCCTGGCCGACCTGGAGTTCGCCTGGCGCACCTGCCGGGCCGTGAAGTCGAACGCGATCCTGCTCGCCCACGACGGTGCCAGCGTGGGGGTGGGCATGGGCCAGGTGAACCGGGTCGACGCCGCCCACCTGGCCGTCCAGCGGGCCGGCGACCGCGCGGCCGGCTCGGTGGCCGCCTCCGACGCGTTCTTCCCCTTCCCGGACGGGCTGCAGGTGCTGCTGACCGCGGGGGTGCGGGCCGTGGTGCAGCCCGGCGGCTCGGTGCGCGACGCCGAGGTGGTCGAGGCCGCCCGCGAGGCCGGAGCGACCCTCTACCTCACGGGCTCCCGCCACTTCGCCCACTAG